A section of the Bifidobacterium sp. ESL0728 genome encodes:
- a CDS encoding DnaJ C-terminal domain-containing protein, with protein sequence MAENEWLDKDFYKVLGVSKDATSAEITKAYRKLARKYHPDLNKTKEAEEKFKDISEAYDVLNNEDQRRKYDAIRQFAGGGARFAGGSGQGGFGGGASDFSDIFGSMFGGGAGGPGGVRFSTSGGGPTNLNDIFSMFGNAAGQGAGGYAGAGSPYGGGFGGGSSTYREPQEPVRGEDRNSKITLTFRQAVKGATVSLKAGGRKFKTHIPAGVKDGQKIRLPGKGKLGSNGGRAGDMYLQIHVKNDTKFSLDGNNIVMPLPVTIGEAVAGARVKALDFDGNEVTFRVPAGTSSGTEVRVGGKGVPGRDGDLVGRVEIRVPSRPSMAQKHDAKEFDKNSGEFVDEVAKERE encoded by the coding sequence ATGGCTGAGAATGAATGGCTAGATAAAGATTTTTACAAGGTGCTCGGCGTCTCCAAGGACGCGACGAGCGCGGAGATCACCAAGGCTTACCGCAAGCTCGCGCGTAAGTATCATCCCGATCTCAACAAGACCAAAGAGGCCGAGGAGAAGTTCAAGGACATCTCGGAGGCCTACGATGTGCTCAACAACGAGGACCAGCGTCGCAAGTACGACGCTATCCGCCAGTTCGCGGGCGGCGGCGCAAGGTTCGCCGGCGGTTCCGGACAAGGCGGATTTGGCGGCGGAGCCTCCGACTTCTCCGACATCTTCGGTTCGATGTTCGGCGGCGGCGCGGGCGGCCCCGGCGGGGTTCGTTTCTCGACCTCCGGCGGCGGTCCGACCAACTTGAACGACATCTTCTCGATGTTCGGCAACGCGGCTGGCCAGGGTGCCGGCGGCTATGCGGGAGCAGGCTCGCCTTACGGTGGCGGTTTCGGCGGCGGGTCGAGTACCTACCGCGAACCGCAGGAACCGGTGCGCGGCGAGGACCGTAACTCGAAGATCACGCTGACCTTCCGTCAGGCCGTGAAGGGCGCGACCGTTTCGCTCAAAGCAGGCGGACGCAAGTTCAAGACCCACATCCCGGCCGGCGTCAAGGACGGGCAGAAGATCCGGCTTCCCGGCAAGGGCAAGCTCGGCTCCAACGGCGGGCGCGCAGGCGATATGTACCTGCAGATCCACGTGAAGAACGACACGAAGTTCAGCCTCGACGGCAACAACATCGTGATGCCGTTGCCGGTGACCATCGGCGAGGCCGTTGCCGGCGCCCGCGTCAAGGCGCTCGACTTCGACGGCAACGAAGTGACGTTCCGCGTGCCGGCCGGTACGTCGAGCGGCACCGAGGTTCGTGTCGGCGGCAAGGGTGTTCCTGGTCGTGATGGTGACTTGGTCGGGCGCGTGGAGATTCGCGTGCCGAGCAGGCCCAGCATGGCGCAGAAGCACGACGCCAAGGAATTCGACAAGAATTCCGGTGAGTTCGTCGACGAGGTGGCCAAAGAGCGCGAGTGA